From the Octadecabacter arcticus 238 genome, the window TGCGGGCCGGTCTATGGCTGCTCAGATGGTACGCCTGAATACCGTGGCCTCAAACATTGCCAATGCCGGTGCCCGCGCCAGTAGTTCAGAGGAAGCATATCGTCCGTTGCGCCCCGTTTTTCAGACCTTTTATGAGGGTGGCCTGCGCAATGCGGAGCGTGCGACAGTTGACGTGCTGGAGGTCGTTGCGTTGGATAGAGAACCTCAGCGTGTGCATGAGCCAGGGCATCCGCTCGCGGATGAGGAGGGGTTTGTCTATGTGGCATCCGTCGATACGAATGAAGAGATGGTCGATATGTTAGAGGCTAGTCGGAACTATCAAAACAACCTGGAAGTGGTCACCACGCTTCGCACACTCATGATGCGTACCGTGGACATGGGCAAATCGTAAGGGAGACCGAATATGGACGTCGATAACAAGAGCCTAAGCGCACAGAATGCGCTGTTGTCCAAGCTGGGGATCAGTACTACCAGTGCGAAGACTGCAGAGCCGAAGAGTGAGCTTGGACAGTCGGAATTTCTGCGCTTGATGACTACGCAATTGCAAAACCAAGACCCATTCGCACCCATGGATAATGGTGATTTTATTGCCCAAATGGCGCAGTTTTCTTCAGTTGCTGGTATCAGTGAGATGAGCGAGACGATGTCGGATATCTCGGAGCAGATAGGTCAGTTTAGCGTCGCTTCCTCGGTCAACATGCTGGGGCATTCTGTTCTGATCCCGGGCAACATTGCTCGGGCGGACGACAATGGTGAAATCCATGGCATGCTTGAGCTTGAGCGCGCGTCTGTTGATACGCGCGTCGAATTCTTGGATGCCCAATCTGGTGAAAGCCTACACACGCTTAGTCTTGGGGGCCGTGCGAGTGGTCTGTCTGGGTTCGAATGGACGGACCTACCTGAGACCTATCGTGATGGCACCCGCAGTGTCCGTATGGATGTGTCGGTCACCTACGCTGGTGGAGAAGGGCCCGAGAGCCTGATACCGAATGTATTCGCGGAGGTGATCGGCGCTTCCTCATCCGCTGCCAATGGCGCAGCCATGCTTGAAGTTGAAGATTACGGCGACGTGAGCGCCGCGGAAGTTTTACGTTTCCGCCTTTAACGCGCGGGTAACTGATTTTACAGGGAGACACTTATGTCGTTTTACACAGCTTTGACCGGTCTAAACGGTGCCCAATCCGACATTGCGGCGACTTCTAATAACATTGCCAACGTTGGCACCACAGGCTTCAAACTTTCACGCGCCGAGTTTGGCGACATCTTCGCCACCTCGCCGCTGCAGAACAATGCATCTGCCATTGGTTCAGGTGCGATCCTGAAGGGGGTCAAGCAACAGTTTACCCAGGGTAACATCGCGTCCTCGCTGAACGCGCTGGACATGGCTATTTCCGGGCAAGGTTTTTTTAGTCTCAAGCCTAGTCTGACGTCTTCTCAGGTTGTCTATACGCGAAACGGTTCTTTTAACGTCGACAACAACCGAAATGTTGTGGACAGCTCCGGTCAGTTTTTGCTTACGTACCCAGTCAACGAAGACGGATCTGTAACGGCAAAAGACCTCGACAGTGCTGTGCCTCTCCGCCTGCCGGTGACATCCGGTGATCCACAGGCGACTTCCAAGGTCGATCTGGCAGTCAACCTTCCCGCAAGTGCTGATGTGGTTACTGATAATGAAAAATTTGTAACTGGGTACACTTTCGATCCAAACGATTCTGCAAGCTTTACAAATTCGACATCTTTCACAATTTTTGATGACCTCGGCAATCCGACTATCGCGACAGTTTATTTTATTAAGACGCAGCGAGCGACGGCGGAGGACCCGACGAATAAATTTGAAACCCGTCTTGTCATTAACGATGAGGTTGTGCCACCCGATCTTGTACCGGCTGTGAACGACGCAAATGAGCAGATTTATATTGATCAATTTGGCAACCAGACAACTTCTGTGCCAGATCCCAGCTATTTTGATACGGGTCGGAGTTCTCCGCTCTACAAGCTTGACGAGTTGCGCACGCGCGTTCCGTCGGAACCAGCCGCATTATCCGGAATAGGGAGTGGTTTCGACTTCGGTGAAGAAGGCACACGTGAAATTGAAATCGTCAATGATCCATTGCTGTTTGGTGCTACATTCGAAGCTGACCCTGCAAATCAAAGTGTGTATTGGGGGCGTGATTTCCTTTTGGTCAATATTGACGATGGGACTAGACCGGTCAGCATCGACATCCGTGCTGGTAAATACAACGCTGACCAGCTGGCCGCAGAAGTTGAGCGGGCTATTAATGGTGCTCATGATGACGCTCGTAAGGTTGAGATTCAAAAGGGCGTGGACGACACCATATCGGTGCAGCTGTATAGTGATGGTGAGACGTCGGTTGCTAACAGCCTTGCAGTTAATCTGCTGGAGACATCTTTTGTGTCGACGCAAGCCGGCATTGACGTGGCCAACCTAACGTCCCCTAATTTCGATCTAGACGTCTTCTTGGCACATGCGCAGGCTCGTATTAATGATACGCTGAACAGTGAATTGGCAGATGTGGTAAATTCTGCTGTGCCGAATATCGGCAGCAACCAGTTCGCAAAGCTAACATCGACGACAAAGCTTACCGATCCGCCTGCATTGCCGCAGGCGTTCAGCTTTGATTATAACACCCGAGACTTGGGAGTAGTGGCAGTGAGCAACTCCTCTGCTCACTTTGACATTCAATACTCAGAAGGAGAGTTCTCGGTTGCTGACATCGCTGGTGCGGCCGCCGAAACTGGGAAGTCACTGACAATTTCGCTTGAAGGCAAAGCAGATCTGAATATTTCTATTCCCGATAGTGCCACATCCCCCACGGCTGGGGCGGTCATGACTTTGATTGAGGCGGCGATATCCACTTTGTATTCGGTTCAACAATCAGCAACTACAACTGGTAGCTATACTATAACTCCGGGTGCCGCAGGAACTGGAATTACAACGCTCACGCCTACATCGGCAACTCTTGAAACAGCTACTTTCGACGTGTTTGGAGTGTCTACAAGTATATCAACAACCGCTGGTGAAGCCGTCGCCGATGTGGCGGAGAAAATTAAAGTGGCTATCGAGGCCAACGATATCAAAGGTGTTTCGGTCAGCATCTCTGGTTCCACACTGACAATTATTGGTCCAGTACTGGTCACTGATGGTGATGGTGCTGGTGCTGATGCTGACACTTCGGTGACCTACGCTGTTGAACAAGAGCGAAATTTAGTTTATACAAACTTTCAAAATCGTCCAGCAGTTACGGTCTATGATCGCGTTAATGCGGTGTCCACTGATGCAGGTTCTGTCGATTATTCCTCTGAAACCGATAGTCTTACGATCAAAATGCTATCCACAGCGGGGTTGACTGCAGGCGACAGCATTGTCCTGATGGGCACTGATACTACTGCAGGCGTTTTGAATGGTCGTTCTTTTTCTATTACGGCCATCAGCGGGAAAACAATTACAATTGCGACGGGTGAGCTTGGCTTGCCGGATTCTGATATTACGGTCACTCCAACTGCGAATTCGTTTATTGTCCTGTCGGACAAGTCGACCAGCGTTGAAGCTTATTTTGAGGGCGCTGAATTAAGTGTTGATGGCTCGGCAACCAGTTTCAACAATCAACGGATTATTATGCGCGAAATGGATACGTCGCGACATGCCTACTCCAGCAGTGATATTGCAGGCGGTATTTTTGGATCCTTTACGGCGAGGTTGTCGGACAGCACCAGTACCAACCCGTCGGCTAGTGACTTTGGTCTTACTGGCGCAACCACGGCGATGGCATGGGTTGACGAACTGGACCCGCCGATCAAGGTGAGTTACGACGCTGCAACACAGAGCATCGTGTTCAAAGTGGATCATACTGCGCTTGGGCCGGGTGGATCGATTAGCGATTTGTCTGGGATTAAGGTTTCATCCGGGGGTTCAGACAGCGTCAATGGCATTGGCTTGCCAGGGTTGAACGCTGCAACGAAAGTCGATATCACCAGTGCGACGACCGTCCAAGGCAATCCGTTTATTTTTGACGGTGCAACTGCGGGAGTTGGCCCTGAGCGTTTTGGTGCCAATGTGGAATATGATCGCGACACAAGGGCTTTCACATTTGAAAGTGGTACAACGGGTAAAGAGATCCGGGCTGATAAGGCACTGGGTGTGACGACCAACCAGGCCCCTTCCAATATTCAGGTGGGGCGGTATGAAATCGACCCTCTGACTGGCGCAGCCAAAACTGCAGATGGCTCGATTGATCTGGCCTCTCGCGTGCTGTCTACCGGCGGAAATAATGTGATGGGTGTTGGTTTCGGCATGAACGTCGGTTTTATTGCAGGCACAGGTTTGAAATCACAGGCGGCCCAAGCGGTAGGGGCACCAGCCAACGATCCGCTCAATTCTGAACCTATTTTTCTTAATGCAGCTAATAATGAGACGACATTCAACGTGTCTGTAAACGGTGTGAACGCCGTAATCGATGTACCTGGAGGCAATTATATTGGCTCCACATTGGCTGAACTGCTGCAGAACCGTATCAACCAAATGCGGGATCCTGACACTGGCCAGACCATTGGGGGTGTCACGGTTCGCTACCGGCCAGACGAAAACAACTTTGTCTTCACTACAGGCACAACTGGAGATGAATCGACCATCCGTATTAAAGGGCCCGCGAAGCTAGGCCTTGACGATGTTCCTCTGGGCATTGGTACTGTCCCGACAATCGCCAATCTTGTTCAGGCAACCAATGCAAACGGTGTCCCACTCTTTGTGGATGAAAATGGCCAGATCGTGGAGTCAGAGCCAAATAATCTGGTGACTGATTACTTCCCGCTTTATCTTGACGAAGGCGAACTGACGTTTGACAAAACTGGCAAACTGATCAGTCCGCAGGGGCTTACACGCTACGATTCTCAGAGTGAGACGTTCTCTATCTCGCTGGATATCGATTACAGTGCGGCCTCGCAGCTCGCGACACCTTTCGTAGTCAATAACCTTGAGCAGAATGGTTTCACCTCTGGCCGTCTGGATGGTCTGAGTATTGACGCGACGGGACTGTTGCGTGCCAATTACACCAACGGTCAGAACAAACCTCTGGGCAAACTCGTCTTGGCGAACTTCAACAACCAGAATGGCTTGAAGCAGGTCGGCAATGCCACATTCGTTGAAACATCCCAATCTGGGGGCCCAATTGTTGGAGAGGCTGGCACTGAAGGTTTCGGTTCAATTCAATCAGGTGCGTTGGAGCGATCGAACGTCGACATCACCGAGGAATTGGTGAATTTAATTACGGCGCAGCGGAACTTTCAAGCAGCGGCTAAAGCCATTGAAACCTCTACACAGTTAACACAGACAATCATCCAGATCCGGAGCTAATAGACAGTAAGGCTGGCGCTTTTTTGCGGCGCCAGCCATCCCAATTGGAGATACTTGCATGGACCGTAACATCCACATTGCTTTAAATAGTATACGCAACATCAGCAGTGAGCTGCGGGTGAACGCACAAAATATGGCTAATGTGAATGTGCCAGGTTTTCGTGCCGATTTGGCGGTAACCCGGCAAGCGAATTTTTTAGATTCCTTTGATCAGTTTAAATCGCGGGTTTACAGCCAGCAAGCCGACCAGGCTTTGTTTTCTGACGAGGCCGGCAATCTGCAAAACACTGGCGAAAATATGGACGTCGCAATCCGTGGAGACGGGTATTTTTTTATTAAACCCGCTAGCGGTGGAGACACAGCCCTGTCGCGGCGCGGCGATATGACGTTTGATGCTGAGCGCTTTCTGACTGATGGGGCGGGCAACCGTTTTCTCGATACTGGATTGGAGCCGATCCAGTTGCCGCCTACACGTCGTATTGTCGTGGCGGAAACAGGCCAGATACAGATGGAGTTATTAGGCACGCCAGAGGGAACCTTGGTGCCTGGTCCAATCATCGGTACGACGATGGCCGAAAACATCTTACTGAGTAAGTCGTTGGACGGGCATATCCGTCCCATAAATCAAGATGCCTTTCCCGATCCGGATCAAAGAGCCCGCATCTCTCAAGGTTTCCTTGAAAGCAGCAATGTGAACACCATAAGCGCATTGGTGCAGAACATCGAAAGCCAGCGAAATTTCGAGTTGAGTGTCAAATTTATAGCTCTGGGGAAAGAGGTCGATGAGGCAGGCTCCCGGCTCATGCGTATGCCGGGGTAACGTGGTCGCTGATCCGGTTGGCACATTCATTGCAACTATTATTACGATGACAAATTAGGAGCCTACAATGTCCAATGCCATGCACGTTGCAAAAACTGGTCTGAATGCACAACAAACGCGTATGCAGGTCATTGCCAACAATTTGTCTAACTTGAACACGGTCGGCTTTAAGAGCGATCGGATCAATTTTGAAAGCTTACTCTATCAAGTCAAGCGGGCTGGTGGAGATCAGACATCTGAAGGTACCGCTCTGAACTCGTCCCTGGCGCTTGGAACCGGTGTTCGCGTGGTGAGTACGCAAAAGCTCTATTCTCAAGGGGGCATGATTAACACGGATAATTCGTTTGATCTTGCGATTGATGGACAGGGCTTCTTCCAAGTGCTGATGCCCGATGGACGTGTCGGTTATACTCGTAATGGTGCGTTTTCTCGCAGCGCCGATGGCACGCTGACCACGGCCAGTGGCTATGTGGTGCAGCCTGAAATTCAAATTCCTGCCGAGGCACTTGACGTCAATATTTCGCAGGATGGTATCGTGTCTGTTCTCAGCGCGGGACAAGACGAACCTCAGGAGGTTGGACAGCTGACGCTTGCCGCTTTTGCCAACCCGCGCGGATTGCAGCCCATTGGTGAGAGTTTTTTGGTTGAGACTACGGCCAGTGGTGCTCCGACGGTTGCAGCACCCCTGGAACAGGGTGTGGGTAAATTGACCCAAGGGGCGTTGGAGGCATCTAACGTCAACGTCGTGCAGCAGCTTGTAGAGATGATCGAGACTCAGCGGGCCTATGAGGTAAGCTCTAAGGCGATCACCGCTTCCGACGAGATGATGCGATACATCTCGAATAATTTGTAGTGAAAAGGCAAGTCGTATGATCCGTGTGGTCGCAATCTTTTTTATGTCAACTTTGACTGGCTGTTCGACATATGTCGAGAATGAGGCGAGTGCGGAATTTCAACCTGTCCTTCCCCAAGAAAACAGTGACATGCGACCAACAGGTGGCAGTATTTACCTTCCTGGGGTAGCGGGATTGTTTGCGGTTGAGAAGAGAGCCTCCAAGGTTGGTGATGTGTTGACGGTTGCATTGAACGAGTCCTTTCAAGCGACAAAGTCGCAAAGCGCTTCCGCTGCGAAAACGGAAAGTACAGCGGCCGAGCTCCCAGGTTTTCTTGATTTTATAGTGGATCCTTCCTTTGGGTCAGAGCAAGCCTTCGCAGGGTCTGGTGCTGCGGAACAATCCAATTCCTTTACAGGGCTTGTTACGGTCAGCGTCGTGCAGGTGTTCCAGAACGGAAATCTTCAGCTGCTTGGGCAAAAGAAGCTGACGCTTAACAATGGTGACGAGTATGTCCGGGTCAGTGGGATTGTGCGCCAAGACGATATCAGCCCTCGTAATGTGGTGAATTCCAACCGGCTTGCCAATGCGGAGATCACTTACATTGGAGCAGGGGATGTTGCGGATACGGCTAAGCGCGGTCTATTCCCGCGCCTGCTCTCCGCCATCAATCCGGTTTAAGGGTAATGATGGGTAATTTTAGGGCTGCCGTCTTCACAGTGCTTCTTGCCATGGTTATCATTACAGCCAACACGGCTAGTGCTGATCGTATAAAAGATTTGGCCTCTCTTGCTGGTGTGCGAAGCAACCAATTGTTGGGTTACGGGTTAGTAGTTGGTTTGTCTGGAACCGGTGATGGGGACCTTGGTATTACGTTACAATCTCTCCAGTCTATGGTTTCCCGCTTTGGAATGGTGGCTGAGCAGGACGGGCTCGATGGTAGCAACGCCGCCGTCGTGATCGTGACGTCGGAATTGCCTGCTTTCATAAAACCGGGGCAGACATTGGACGTGACCGTGTCGACGCTGGGTGCTGCTGAATCCCTGCGAGGTGGCACTTTGTTGATGACGCCACTATTGGGTGTGGATGGGGAAACCTATGCGCTAGCCCAAGGCAATCTTGTCGTTGGTGGCCTTGGTGTGAGTGCTGAAGATGGCTCCTCCTTGACTGTCAATGTGCCAACAGTTGGTCGCGTTCCGCAGGGGGCTACTGTCGAGAAGATGGTTGAGAACCCGTTTATCACAGGGGAATACCTTGTCCTGAACTTGCATAGGGCAGACTTTTCTACGGCAGCAAATGTCGCTGAGGCGATCAATGTGGTGTTTGGTGGGGATACTGCGGTGCCGATCGATGCGTCTTCGATCCGCGTGCGTGCCCCAGCCGATCCAGCGCAAAAGGTGTCCTTCACCAGCCTGATTGAGCAGGTTGAGGTCCAGCCTGGGGAACCCCCTGCACAGGTGATTGTGAATTCCCGAACAGGAACAATCGTGATCGGTGGCAATGTGCAGGTGACGCCCGCTGTTATCACGCATGGTAGCCTGACCGTACGGATACGCGAAGACACAGAGCTCACACCTCAGTCGGAGACGATCATCACGGATAATGCGCTGATCAATACTCCGGCGGCCCCACTTGAAACGCCTAATAGCGAAATTTCCATAAACGAGCCGGAGGCGCGTGCGTTCTTGTTTGATCCGGGTGTCAGCCTCAGTGATGTGGTTGATTCTATTAACGCCATTGGTGCCACGCCCTCCGATCTGGTCGCAATCCTTGAGGCGCTGAAGGTAGCGGGAGCCTTGCGTGCTCAACTCATTATAATCTAATTTTCTTGGCTAAGGGTTTAACCATGAGCACAATTAGTTCTACGGCTCTCCAATTGGCGGTTGGGCCCGCTGCGATAGGGGAAAAGGCTCAACCAATCGAGCGGCAAAAAACAACAGAAACCCGAGCGCAGCTGGAAGAGGTGGCGGAGAAATTCGAAGCCCTGTTTGTCAAAACGATCCTGTCGAGCGCCCGTTCTGCAAAATTGTCTGACCCACTCCTAAATAGCGAGGGTCAAAAGACGTTTAACTCTATGTTAGACACTGAATATGCAGATGCGCTTGCGCAGCATGAAGCGCTCGGCATAGCCGAAGCACTTGTACGCCAGTTTCAGGACAGGGTAGTTGACGGGGATACAGAATAAATGGCCAGTTTGCTTGAGATAGGACGTAGTGCGATTAATGCGCAGCGCGAGGCGCTGAACGTAACCGGACAGAATATTGTCAATGCGAACACCGAAGGATACCGCCGCCGCGATGCTAACTTGACCGAAGTTTCAGGTCTCCAAAGCGAGTTGACTTCACTCACCTCGCAAACCGGTTTGGGGGTCCAACTTGGTGAGGTGCGCCGGTCTTATGATGCTTTTCTGACGGAGAGTAAACGTATCGCCACTGGACGGTTCGAAGCTTCAGACGTCTTTGTGACTAAATTGGAGGCGTTGGAAAACACAATCCTTCCCAACGATGGTGATCTTAGTGTGGTGATGACCACGTTCTTCGATGCCCTTAGCCAAGTGGCCGCACAACCAGGGGACCTGGCACCCCGGGTCGCCGCGATTGAAATGGGGCGTACTATTGGCTCCTCGTTTAACACCACCGCCAGCTTGCTGAGTAGCCAGGTCGATGGTGCAGCTGATGAAATCGAGATGCATATTGTCGAGGTGAACAGCACTCTCGACGCGCTGGCTGGAGTGAATGGTCAGTTGCGCTCTTCCAATCTTGGGGCTAATTCACCCAACAGCCTGCTGGACGAACGTGACCGTCTGCTCGATTCCCTGTCGGGAAAGATCCCGCTCAGTGTGACTATCGGGGACAGGTACGATGCCGAAATCCGGTTGGGAACATCCGCGTCTGGGCCACTCATTCTGTCCGGGGAGAATGCCAAGACTATTAGCGCTGTGACCAGTGAAGAGGGCAGTATTGGGTTTCGCATCGGTTCTGGCCAGATCGTATCTCAGTTGGAGACAGGGACGCTGCGTGGGCTTGTCGATGCCCATGGAACCATCCGGCGTGCCCTTACTGAACTGGATGTGCTTGCTCGTGACTTAACCCAGACGATGAATGCACAGCACGCACTAGGGATTGATCTGGACGGGCAACTGGGCCGTGAATTGTTCTCGGTAGTGGATTTTACCACGCAGCCTCGGGCCTCTAACCGAGGGAATGCCGAAGCAAGCATTAATCTGGTGCCAGGGCGCGCTGATCAGCTGAGCGACATGCAAATGACCTTTGATGCGCGCAAGGGGCAATGGCTGCTGTCAGATGATAACGGTACGCCACTGGATGTAGGACGTGCCCGGATCGAGCTTGACGGTGCCGTCATCGACATCACCGGAATACCGGAGGATGGCGATACCATTTCGCTAAACCGGATCCCGGGTGAAGCCTCGCGCATGTCTTTCTTGCTGACACGCGCTGAGGAGTTTGCCGCAGCTTCCACAGCCACGATCTATCCAGACACCCAAAACGCAGGATCTGCGATCATGACCTTTGCGCGTGATGTGGCCCCGGGGTCAGGCACGCCATCGTTGGGTGAGGTCTTGTCTAACAATCTGTCGCCTGTGGCGTCCCAAGAATTCCTGCGCGGTGGTGTGGTCGGCAGCATTCCGCGCGGGACCAAGGAAATTACCCTTGCCAGCTTGGCAACGCAGACGACAGCCTCGGTGTCGGCGCAAGTGGACGCTGATATCAGATCGATTTCTGTCACGGTGGGTGGTACTGTTAATTCCTTCTCGCTTGATCCGTCCGAGGCTGGAAGGACAGCGTGGAAAACTGGTGAAGAGATTGCGGATTACCTTTCCATGGGTGTTCTGCGTTCGAATGACGACAAGACTTTGAAAGAACTCGGTATTACTGTTTCCGGTTCTGAAAGTGGGCTGGCCTTTGCCTCGGTTGGGGTGCCAGATTTCACATTATTAAGTGCGACGTCCTCTTCTGGGGTAGAGTTGGGAACGGAAATTACGCGGGGGCAGGCGGCATCCGATATTCGGGTTTTCACCCGGGAGGGACGGCAAATCGCAGGCCCCCCTTTGCAGGCTTCCGAAGTAGCAGGGCTGCTGACTGTGGAAAACGGGTTTGCGGAGGGGGCTGAATACCGGTCAGACTACAATACAGTGAACGGGTCTTCAAATTATAGAGGCATGTCGGTCACGCAGCGGATGTCTGGTGCCACTGCGTTGACAAGCGGATTGTATTCCAGCGAGGTATCTTTGGCCGGTTTGCGCGGCACGAATGTGGACACCGTGTCCGAAACGACCTCCGCGAACGGGACCAAGGGTCAGACCATTACGCTGCAGATGGATACAGAGGCGACGGGATCCGTATCGATCCCTCCTGGTGTGGACGCAGCCTATGTCGCGGAGAAGGCCAACGAAGCCTTCGCCGCAGTCGGCGTCAGTGTTGAGGCGCAAACCGCGGTGAGCCTGAGCCTGTCGGCGGGTTCGACAGCAAATAGTGGTGAAGTTCAATTCACCATGAGCGGCAAGAACCAAACGCCCCTGACTATTTCAGCACAGATCAACGATGGGGATATGTCCCGTTTGGTGGAAGCGGTAAATAGTCGATCCAGCGACACAGGCGTCACGGCACAGTTGTCACTGTCCGGCAGTGCTGTCACGTTGGTTCAGGCTGATGGTTTTGATCTGTCCCTGGACAATATCTCTAGCGGCGATCTGGCCTTCGAGGCCAGCGCGCTGGATCAGTCGTTTAAACCACTGTCCCTAGATGCTGACGACAATACTTCCATGCCCTTTGAAGGTGCGCTCCGGTTCAGCGGGACTGTGTCATTCATCAGTGGGTCAGGGTTTACGGTTGCGACCACTGCAACTGATTCAGCTGATTCAGTTGAACCTTCCTTTGTCGCGGACGTTGACCCGATGATAGGCGGGTTGGTGGAGCGCGTGTTCGATAACGGCGGCACGCAAGCCACTCTATCTTATGGTTTGGACAATCGGATCGATGGCGTGTCGCGCAATATTGATGGGACGCTTGTCCACGCCCCGTCATCTGGGTTCGCAACAGAACTGACCATGTCTGATGGCACAGTATTCAGCGCAGAGGTCGCTGCGAGCGAACTTGCAAATGGCTCTGCCGACGGCGCAGCGGTGGCACAGATCACCGTGAAGCATCTGCGCGCAGATGCTTCTGTTCCTTCTCTGAAGGGTGCAGAGTTCAGTTATGCCAACATCCCCCCGATTGGAGCATCCGCCCGGTTCAAATTGGCTGGTGCGGAATACACACTGACACGGGTTGATGATGGTAACACTGCACGATTGACCCCACTTGATTTTAATATCACGGGCCCGGAAGATGGGCGAATTGTGCCGCACTTGACTGAGACGGATACGGGTTACTCTCTTTCCTTGACGGTTGCGGATGGGCATTTGTCGGGTATGGGACCAAAGCCTGTATCCAATTCCGAGGCGGGGGTTTTTGGTTTTGCGGACACAGATTCCACGGCCAGCGTGCAGGGACGTAGCGTCGATGTCGCGGAGCTAGCATCTAGGGATTATACCATCAGCGTTAACGTCAATGGGGTTTCTGAGACTATTACGTTTACAAAGGATGATGATGGGCTGGGCGAGCCATCCTATGAAACTGGATCTCTAATAAGTGTTGCAATCGAAGAGGGTGCATTGTCATCGTCACTGACCTTGACATCCGATGAAACTGGATCGGCATCCATTCAGATCAAACCTTCCGCCGACGCCGCCCTTCTGGGGTTCAAGGTGGCTGCCGCTGAGTTGAGTGTCGAAGGCGGAAAGCTTCTTGCCCGCAGCACAAATGACCTTGCGCTTGATATAAGGGCGGGTGGCACAAGCGTAGCTGGGTCCTATCTGCACCTGACTGACATTCCGGATGAGGAATTAATTGTCGTTTTGGGGGATGAGGGTGCCAAGCGGGTGAGCGCTGCGTATGACATAGGGGCTCCAATTGCCGACGTGGATCGGGAGCCTGAAAGTTTCCGCGTGGAAATGATGGATGAGGCCACTGGTAGGACCGAACTGTTCGACGTGGCGACCGGTGCATCTATTGCTACACGGTTTTCCAATGGTTACGCACGTTTCAATGTGTCGGGGAAGAGCGTTGCTCTGTCTGGCTTTGCAGAAACTGGTGACAACTTTGAACTCGTGACAGGTCAGCGATCGCCTGGTGATGCCCGCAATATGGATGAACTGCTCAGTTTTGGTCAGCAGAAATCAGGCAGCCGCAGTTTTCAAGACAATTTTAGGTCCATAGCTGCAGGGATTGGTGCTACGCTGAATGCGTCTCGCTTGACGCTCAGTTCCAATGAGGCTGTGCGTGACGCTGCCGTTGCGTCGGAGAGTGAGTTGAGCGGCGTGAATCTTGATGAAGAAGCTGCTAAGCTCATGTCTCAACAACAAGCTTATCAAGCCGC encodes:
- the flgC gene encoding flagellar basal body rod protein FlgC — translated: MSDLKNVFDVAGRSMAAQMVRLNTVASNIANAGARASSSEEAYRPLRPVFQTFYEGGLRNAERATVDVLEVVALDREPQRVHEPGHPLADEEGFVYVASVDTNEEMVDMLEASRNYQNNLEVVTTLRTLMMRTVDMGKS
- a CDS encoding flagellar hook assembly protein FlgD; translation: MDVDNKSLSAQNALLSKLGISTTSAKTAEPKSELGQSEFLRLMTTQLQNQDPFAPMDNGDFIAQMAQFSSVAGISEMSETMSDISEQIGQFSVASSVNMLGHSVLIPGNIARADDNGEIHGMLELERASVDTRVEFLDAQSGESLHTLSLGGRASGLSGFEWTDLPETYRDGTRSVRMDVSVTYAGGEGPESLIPNVFAEVIGASSSAANGAAMLEVEDYGDVSAAEVLRFRL
- a CDS encoding flagellar hook-basal body complex protein, translating into MSFYTALTGLNGAQSDIAATSNNIANVGTTGFKLSRAEFGDIFATSPLQNNASAIGSGAILKGVKQQFTQGNIASSLNALDMAISGQGFFSLKPSLTSSQVVYTRNGSFNVDNNRNVVDSSGQFLLTYPVNEDGSVTAKDLDSAVPLRLPVTSGDPQATSKVDLAVNLPASADVVTDNEKFVTGYTFDPNDSASFTNSTSFTIFDDLGNPTIATVYFIKTQRATAEDPTNKFETRLVINDEVVPPDLVPAVNDANEQIYIDQFGNQTTSVPDPSYFDTGRSSPLYKLDELRTRVPSEPAALSGIGSGFDFGEEGTREIEIVNDPLLFGATFEADPANQSVYWGRDFLLVNIDDGTRPVSIDIRAGKYNADQLAAEVERAINGAHDDARKVEIQKGVDDTISVQLYSDGETSVANSLAVNLLETSFVSTQAGIDVANLTSPNFDLDVFLAHAQARINDTLNSELADVVNSAVPNIGSNQFAKLTSTTKLTDPPALPQAFSFDYNTRDLGVVAVSNSSAHFDIQYSEGEFSVADIAGAAAETGKSLTISLEGKADLNISIPDSATSPTAGAVMTLIEAAISTLYSVQQSATTTGSYTITPGAAGTGITTLTPTSATLETATFDVFGVSTSISTTAGEAVADVAEKIKVAIEANDIKGVSVSISGSTLTIIGPVLVTDGDGAGADADTSVTYAVEQERNLVYTNFQNRPAVTVYDRVNAVSTDAGSVDYSSETDSLTIKMLSTAGLTAGDSIVLMGTDTTAGVLNGRSFSITAISGKTITIATGELGLPDSDITVTPTANSFIVLSDKSTSVEAYFEGAELSVDGSATSFNNQRIIMREMDTSRHAYSSSDIAGGIFGSFTARLSDSTSTNPSASDFGLTGATTAMAWVDELDPPIKVSYDAATQSIVFKVDHTALGPGGSISDLSGIKVSSGGSDSVNGIGLPGLNAATKVDITSATTVQGNPFIFDGATAGVGPERFGANVEYDRDTRAFTFESGTTGKEIRADKALGVTTNQAPSNIQVGRYEIDPLTGAAKTADGSIDLASRVLSTGGNNVMGVGFGMNVGFIAGTGLKSQAAQAVGAPANDPLNSEPIFLNAANNETTFNVSVNGVNAVIDVPGGNYIGSTLAELLQNRINQMRDPDTGQTIGGVTVRYRPDENNFVFTTGTTGDESTIRIKGPAKLGLDDVPLGIGTVPTIANLVQATNANGVPLFVDENGQIVESEPNNLVTDYFPLYLDEGELTFDKTGKLISPQGLTRYDSQSETFSISLDIDYSAASQLATPFVVNNLEQNGFTSGRLDGLSIDATGLLRANYTNGQNKPLGKLVLANFNNQNGLKQVGNATFVETSQSGGPIVGEAGTEGFGSIQSGALERSNVDITEELVNLITAQRNFQAAAKAIETSTQLTQTIIQIRS
- a CDS encoding flagellar hook-basal body complex protein; the protein is MDRNIHIALNSIRNISSELRVNAQNMANVNVPGFRADLAVTRQANFLDSFDQFKSRVYSQQADQALFSDEAGNLQNTGENMDVAIRGDGYFFIKPASGGDTALSRRGDMTFDAERFLTDGAGNRFLDTGLEPIQLPPTRRIVVAETGQIQMELLGTPEGTLVPGPIIGTTMAENILLSKSLDGHIRPINQDAFPDPDQRARISQGFLESSNVNTISALVQNIESQRNFELSVKFIALGKEVDEAGSRLMRMPG
- the flgG gene encoding flagellar basal-body rod protein FlgG codes for the protein MSNAMHVAKTGLNAQQTRMQVIANNLSNLNTVGFKSDRINFESLLYQVKRAGGDQTSEGTALNSSLALGTGVRVVSTQKLYSQGGMINTDNSFDLAIDGQGFFQVLMPDGRVGYTRNGAFSRSADGTLTTASGYVVQPEIQIPAEALDVNISQDGIVSVLSAGQDEPQEVGQLTLAAFANPRGLQPIGESFLVETTASGAPTVAAPLEQGVGKLTQGALEASNVNVVQQLVEMIETQRAYEVSSKAITASDEMMRYISNNL